Genomic segment of Polycladomyces abyssicola:
GGTCCCAAAATTCACGGTATCAAGGACAAGAAAAAACTGGACGAGATCGTGGAGCGTACGCTGCGGCAGGCCAACCTGTGGGATGAAGTGAAAGACCGTCTGCACGCTTCGGCGATGGGACTTTCGGGAGGACAACAGCAACGGCTGGTGTTGGCGCGCGTGTTGGCCGTGGAGCCTGAGATCATCCTGATGGACGAACCTGCTTCCGCGCTCGATCCCATCTCGACCGAACGTTTGGAAGAATTGATTCAACAGTTGAAACGGGAATACACGATTGTCATCGTTACCCACAACATGCAGCAAGCCGCCCGGGTCTCCACTTATACGGCGTTCTTTTTGAACGGTGAAGTCGTGGAGACCGGATTGACGGAAAACATCTTCACCAATCCGCAGGACAAGCGGACCGAGGATTACATCACCGGTCGGTTTGGCTGACCGGTATGGCTAGGATAAGGAGTGGATCGTGATGATTCGCCAATTTGACCAGTCGTTGCAGGACGTGAAAAACCTGTTGCTGCAGATGGGGGAACACGTGGAAATCGCGATTGACAAAGCCGTCAAATCACTATCCAGAATGGATGTCCGTATGGCGCGGGAAGTGATGGAACACGATCCGGCCATCGATGAAATGGAAGGAAAAATCGACGATGTCGTCGCCAAATTGATTGCCACGCAACAACCGGTGGCTACCGATTTGCGGCGGTTGATCGCGGCGATGAAAATCGCGTCGGACATGGAGAGGATGGCCGATTTGGCTGTCAATATCGCACAGGTGACAGTGCAATTGGTCGAGAATAAACTGTCATTGTTCAAAGAACTGGAGGATATCCCGAAAATCGCCGCTATCACCCAGCGAATGGTGCATGACGGGATTAACAGCTACATCGACGGAAACGTAGCGCTTGCCCGCAAAATGGCCGACACGGACGACGAAGTGGATCGGATGTACCATGCCATCGTTAATGAACTGATCGGGTTTATCAAGCAGAACAAGGCGGAAACTGAAGTGGCGTTGCGGCTTTGCTTTGTTGCGCGCTATCTCGAGCGGATCGCCGATCACGCGACCAATATCGCGGAAAGTATTGTGTATATCGAAACCGGTAAACAGGCCGATTTGAACTGATAATGGTAATTTCCTGACCTGTTTCATTTGAAACAGGTCTTTTTTGTGCACGATATTCAACGGTTTCCGTAGAGTTCCGGTAACAATTTTTTATTTTGGTAAAGACATGCCCCTATATAATGAATGACAGGGGCTGATTTATCAGTGGTTTGGGTGGTGATATGTGCGATGGATGGGCGGAAAAAGCAATTGTTGCGGTATTTGGTTCATACGGATGGTTATATCACCACTGAAAGATTGGCCGAAAAGCTGAACGTATCCGAAAAAACCGTTCGAAACGATTTGAAACGATTGGATCGTTGGTTGCAATCTTTTTTGGGTACGGAGATTATCAGGCAACCCGGGATGGGTGTTGCGCTCCGAGCGACCAGCGAGGAACGGGAGGCCATATTGCACCATCTGGACCACGCCCATGAGGCCAGCCCTGATACCACATTGGCGGACCCCTTCCATCGCAGAATCAGTCTTTTGCAGATACTGCTTGAGGAAGAGCGTGTGTTTACATTGCAACAATTGTCCGATCGGTTGTACGTGAGCAAAGCCACGGTCAGCCAAGATTTGACCTTGGTGGAACAATGGTTGGAGCGATACGGTCTTCGCTTGATTCGCAAACCCAATATGGGTTTATGGGTGGAGGGGGAGGAACGATCCAGAAGATTGGCCTTGGCGAAATTCTCGCAAATGTCGTCTGGTTTGGGAAATGACCGTTTCAACCCTTTCTGTAAAGATCCTTTCATTCAACATATCGTCCGAAAGATCGAACGGAAATCGGATGTGCGTTTTACCGATGAGGCGGTCGAACGGTTGACGATTCACGTGGCGATCGCCATCAAAAGAGTCAAAATGGGGTGCAAAATCCATCTGTCATCCGCTGAAATGGCCCAACTTCAGGAGAAACGGGAATACCGCCTAGCGGAAGAATTGGCAGAGGAATTGGAAAAAAAGTTCGCTGTCACCCTGCCCGAGGATGAAATCGCTTACTTGGCGATGCATCTGTTGGGTGCCAAAGTGCATTTTGTTCCCGTCAACATTGGCCAATTGCCGCAATCCCTCGAAAAAGTCGATGAGGAAACGGTTCACCTGTCACAAAAATTGATAGCCAAAATGGAAGAATTGACGGGATTGCCGCTTACTCGGGATAGGGAGCTGTTGGTCGGTTTGATGATTCACATGCAGACGGCGGTTCACCGGATCAGACATCGCCTACACGTCACCAATCCGATCCTTCATGATATCAAGCGGGCATACCGCTATATGTTTGAAACCGTACTGTTGGCGGTTTCTATGATGGAATTCGATATGGAAGGCAGGGTTTCGGAAGACGAAGCGGGCTATCTGACTATGCATTTTCAAGCGGCTTGGGAGCGGTTGAAAAAACATCACGTACAACCGAAAAAGGTACTCCTGGTCTGCACGACGGGTGTCGGCACTTCTCAGTTGATGGCAGCCAAAATCAACCGCTGGTTCCCGTCCTTGACCATCCTCGACACAATCCCGGCTTCCCGGCTGAAGCAATCGCTCGCGTCGGAACGTCCCGATTTTTTGATTAGTACAGTCCCATTGACGGAGTCGGACATTCCCGTTGTACATGTGTCTCCTTTGCTCGGGGAGCGGGATCGGAAAAACATCCAACGCGCAGTGATGGAAGAATAGTCACCGACTGAATCGAACCGACAGGGTTCCGTTGCCACATTGAAAGCGTTTATCGATCCACGGATGGTTTTACTCGATGTGGACGGCGTAGACCGCTACCAAGTCATTCGATTATTGGCCGATCGGCTGATTGAAGCGGGGTACGCAGGGAAAGGATTTGTCGAAAGCGCATGGGAAAGGGAGCAAATATCAAGCACCTACATCGGGGGAGGTGTGGCAATCCCGCATGGTGGAGTCGATCTCGTGCTTCATTCGACTGTGGCGGTGGCCCGGTTGAACAAACCGGTGGATTGGCATGGCGAGCCGGTCTTCCTCGTCTTTATGCCGTGTGTGAAGTGGCAAGACAAAGAAACGGCAGAACGTGTCTTTTCGGATTTGGTGGAACTGTCGGAAAATCCGGTTCGCCTCCATGCACTGCGAAATGT
This window contains:
- the pstB gene encoding phosphate ABC transporter ATP-binding protein PstB, yielding MSGKIEVRDFNLYYGEHQALKQIRLSIPERDVTALIGPSGCGKSTFLRSINRMNDLIPNVRVEGALEIDGVDVYAPERDVVELRKRVGMVFQQPNPFPMSIYDNIVYGPKIHGIKDKKKLDEIVERTLRQANLWDEVKDRLHASAMGLSGGQQQRLVLARVLAVEPEIILMDEPASALDPISTERLEELIQQLKREYTIVIVTHNMQQAARVSTYTAFFLNGEVVETGLTENIFTNPQDKRTEDYITGRFG
- the phoU gene encoding phosphate signaling complex protein PhoU; translated protein: MIRQFDQSLQDVKNLLLQMGEHVEIAIDKAVKSLSRMDVRMAREVMEHDPAIDEMEGKIDDVVAKLIATQQPVATDLRRLIAAMKIASDMERMADLAVNIAQVTVQLVENKLSLFKELEDIPKIAAITQRMVHDGINSYIDGNVALARKMADTDDEVDRMYHAIVNELIGFIKQNKAETEVALRLCFVARYLERIADHATNIAESIVYIETGKQADLN
- a CDS encoding BglG family transcription antiterminator: MDGRKKQLLRYLVHTDGYITTERLAEKLNVSEKTVRNDLKRLDRWLQSFLGTEIIRQPGMGVALRATSEEREAILHHLDHAHEASPDTTLADPFHRRISLLQILLEEERVFTLQQLSDRLYVSKATVSQDLTLVEQWLERYGLRLIRKPNMGLWVEGEERSRRLALAKFSQMSSGLGNDRFNPFCKDPFIQHIVRKIERKSDVRFTDEAVERLTIHVAIAIKRVKMGCKIHLSSAEMAQLQEKREYRLAEELAEELEKKFAVTLPEDEIAYLAMHLLGAKVHFVPVNIGQLPQSLEKVDEETVHLSQKLIAKMEELTGLPLTRDRELLVGLMIHMQTAVHRIRHRLHVTNPILHDIKRAYRYMFETVLLAVSMMEFDMEGRVSEDEAGYLTMHFQAAWERLKKHHVQPKKVLLVCTTGVGTSQLMAAKINRWFPSLTILDTIPASRLKQSLASERPDFLISTVPLTESDIPVVHVSPLLGERDRKNIQRAVMEE
- a CDS encoding PTS sugar transporter subunit IIA; translated protein: MKAFIDPRMVLLDVDGVDRYQVIRLLADRLIEAGYAGKGFVESAWEREQISSTYIGGGVAIPHGGVDLVLHSTVAVARLNKPVDWHGEPVFLVFMPCVKWQDKETAERVFSDLVELSENPVRLHALRNVDTVEQFLNEL